A stretch of Phragmites australis chromosome 12, lpPhrAust1.1, whole genome shotgun sequence DNA encodes these proteins:
- the LOC133887198 gene encoding bisdemethoxycurcumin synthase-like has product MIGGHPEFLDRAVPSLGARLGLATDAVQELAAAAAARAIAEWGRPVAEITHLVVSTNCVAGAPGIDLSMAALLGLRRAVHRTMLYLHGCSAGSVALRFAKDLAENNRGSRVLVICSEVVLLGFRAPDEAQLDALVATTLFGDGAGAAIVGAGPTSPAERPVFHMVSASQVMLPGTEHAVGLHLSERGIDFRMSVELPTLVRDSIEQCLADGLAPLGLASGGWNGLFWAAHPGGRAILDSYEAALGLEPGKLAASRRVLSEYGNMLGATIFFVLDEMRRCRRGGDEEQREDCEWGVMLVLGPGLTIETMVLHAAGCRDED; this is encoded by the coding sequence ATGATCGGCGGCCACCCGGAGTTCCTGGACCGCGCGGTGCCGTCGCTTGGCGCGCGGCTGGGCCTTGCCACGGACGCCGTGCAAGAGCTCgctgcggccgcggcggcgagggcgatCGCGGAGTGGGGACGCCCGGTCGCCGAGATCACGCACCTCGTCGTCAGCACCAACTGCGTCGCCGGCGCGCCGGGCATCGACCTCAGCATGGCGGCTCTCCTCGGCCTCCGCCGGGCCGTGCACCGCACCATGCTCTACCTCCACGGCTGCTCCGCCGGCTCCGTCGCGCTCCGCTTCGCCAAGGACCTCGCCGAGAACAACCGCGGGTCGCGCGTGCTCGTGATCTGCAGCGAGGTCGTCCTCCTCGGCTTCCGCGCGCCCGACGAGGCCCAGCTCGACGCGCTCGTCGCCACGACCTTGTTTggcgacggcgccggcgccgccatcGTTGGCGCGGGCCCGACAAGCCCCGCCGAGCGCCCCGTCTTCCACATGGTGTCCGCCTCTCAGGTGATGTTGCCTGGGACAGAGCACGCCGTGGGGCTGCATCTCAGCGAGCGCGGCATCGACTTCCGCATGTCCGTCGAACTGCCAACGCTGGTCCGCGACAGCATCGAGCAGTGCCTGGCGGACGGGCTGGCACCGCTCGGCCTCGCGAGCGGCGGCTGGAACGGCCTCTTCTGGGCTGCGCACCCCGGCGGCCGCGCGATCTTGGACAGCTACGAGGCCGCCCTGGGTCTGGAGCCCGGTAAGCTGGCGGCCAGCCGGCGCGTGCTGAGCGAGTACGGCAACATGCTTGGCGCGACGATCTTCTTTGTTCTCGATGAGATGCGGCGCTGCCGCCGAGGTGGTGATGAGGAGCAAAGGGAGGACTGCGAGTGGGGCGTCATGTTGGTGCTCGGGCCGGGGCTCACCATCGAGACGATGGTCTTGCACGCTGCCGGCTGCCGAGACGAAGACTAA